The Bacillota bacterium nucleotide sequence GGGCTGGAACGCCCGGTCGACGTCCTGGCCGTCGGCGCCCATCCGGACGACGTGGAACTGGCCGCGGGCGGCACGCTGGCGTCGCTTGCGCGCCGCGGGCTGGGCGTGGCCATCCTCGACCTCACCAACGGCGAGCCGACCCCGCACGGCTCCCCGGAAAAGCGCCACCAGGAAAGCCACGCGGCGGCGCGCACACTGGGCGTGGCCGCACGGGTCACCCTCGCGCTCCCCAACCGGTACCTGTCCGACTCGGTGGACAAC carries:
- a CDS encoding PIG-L family deacetylase → METELGELPRGSIVSTYGSGLERPVDVLAVGAHPDDVELAAGGTLASLARRGLGVAILDLTNGEPTPHGSPEKRHQESHAAARTLGVAARVTLALPNRYLSDSVDN